One genomic window of Thermococcus indicus includes the following:
- a CDS encoding chemotaxis protein CheW: MAEIQVVAFMVGNEEFCLDISKVREIKEMMPITRVPNSPDFVEGVINLRGQITTVVNLKKLLGYYDMDEDLSTKKIIIAEVKDEVIGIIVDSVSDVITLTDDQIDQPPKTLTSRVDIRYIKGIAKINDGERLLIMVDLDKLLGEEF; the protein is encoded by the coding sequence ATGGCCGAAATTCAGGTAGTGGCTTTTATGGTTGGAAACGAGGAGTTCTGCCTCGACATCTCGAAGGTCAGGGAAATCAAGGAAATGATGCCCATAACGCGCGTGCCCAACTCCCCGGACTTCGTTGAGGGCGTCATAAACCTCCGCGGTCAGATCACCACCGTCGTCAACCTCAAGAAGCTCCTCGGGTATTACGACATGGACGAGGACCTTTCCACGAAGAAGATAATCATCGCGGAGGTTAAGGACGAGGTTATAGGCATTATAGTCGACTCCGTCTCGGACGTCATAACCCTGACCGACGACCAGATAGACCAGCCGCCCAAGACCCTCACGAGCCGCGTGGACATCCGCTACATAAAGGGCATAGCGAAGATAAACGACGGGGAGAGGCTCCTCATAATGGTCGACCTTGACAAGCTCCTCGGGGAGGAGTTCTAA